AGGAATGTGTGTTAAAAGGCGGCTCGTCAGTAGCTTACCTACATTCCCGTAACCACCTATGATGAGTAACTTTTTCATATGTATTCTTATTTGTGGTTTTTACCAGTCCAAACGTGACGCCGTCTGTAAAATTCTCCAACCCCCACAAGTTGTGCTGTTTGAAAAAAGGACAAACCCATTTCCCTTTCCGGTTGGATTTGCACTATAAAAGGCGGTTTCAATTCTGTTGTCAAAAGGTAACCATAATTTGCCCTATTTAAAATCCGTAGTGTCCCTATCAATTTCATTTATTTCCCCGTAGATATTAAGGGTGTCTCTGGTAGTACTATCCATTTCATAGGTAGGAATGGAATCGTAGGTAATGTTGATTTTGTAACGATGTTCAACCAGGGGAAACTGGGAAAGGAAAAAAGTATTGTTGCGTGATTTTGTTGCTAAGTGTTTGTTGGCAAATGGTTTTTCCGCCACTTTGACAATCATTTATAGATCCTATTAAGGTTATAGGGTTGCCATTGACATACTACTGGAGTTGGCTTCCAAAGGATTTTCCTCTTTTCCGCACGAAATAGCTTAAAAAGAGAAGAAAACCAAGATGTTTCGATAGGTGATAAGATTTGTAAACATAATTGATGAACGACCAAAAATTCGCCTCATTGTTAATAGGAAACCAGGAGCGTGTTGTTAGAGGAAAAAAGCATGGGAATGCAACAAATGTTTTATATGTAGAAGGGCTTAAACCGATCAAAAACGGAGTAAAAAACAATGTTGTACAACATGTTTATATAGATGTAAAATACCTCTTTACGACCGCTTTGTTATAATTTGACAACCTTTATTTGAACTTTCTTTAAGCGACATCTACTCGATATAATTAAATTTTCGCGCGATTAGGTCTATTAGCAATATCAGGCCAACAGGAATGATACCCCATATAAAAAGGTAAAAACTTATGTACAAGACTTTGACATTCCAAATGCATAGAAACACTGAGATTGCAAAAGCTGCCAAGAGTACCCAAAACAGTTGTTTCAAAAGCCTTCTTATGATTGGAAAAAATGGTCGCAACTTAATCGTTTATTTGAACTTTTTGTTTTCCCTTTCCTGCAGTTGCTTCCATCTCTTATTGGCCCTTTCGCGCTTTTTTCGATCTGAAATTATATTGGATATCGCATTTATAAGAGCGGGAACAAAAAGTAATATTAATATCCAGAATAACACTTACGGAATCGTTTTTCAACTAGTAATGGTTGTAATTTAAAACCAACCATCGATAAAGATTACAATTAAAAATAAAATTATCCCAAATAGCATATTATATGGATGTACAAATATTTTTAGCATTTCATCCTTGGACCATAGGTCTTTGTGACTTTTGGTGCCTTTAATTTGAAACAATGCGATAATATTAAAACCAACAAATCTGATTATTGCAATAGGTAGACCAAGAACGGAATACAATAGTACCAAATAGATGTTATCAAAGTTGGTCATCCTTTTATTGAACTTTTATCGAACTATTCCACAATTTTAGAATGCTGTCGCAAATCGTAAAAATACTAGAATCATTCGTCCACCCAGAAACAATTATGATACTACTTTTGAAGATACAGATTTACATCGCTTTTTTTAACCTTCAAAGTCCAACTGACCCCATCTAAATGGTACTCTCCAGATACTACTGGAATATCCAAAAACCATATCGGTCAAGTTGCAAATACCTCCCTATGCCAACAAAAATCAGTCTTCCAGAACAGTATAGTCCTGGGCCTGCTTCTTAATGGGAACCTAGACCCTATTGCCAAGAACCCTTAACCTATAGTCAATTCGCATGATTTGTATTTACACGTTCAACATTAGCCATTTGCGAAAATCGGCTACTGTATAAAAGATTTCGTCAGGGTTGAGTATCTCCAGTTTTTCGACATCCGTTGTTTCGGCCCAAGCTGCCCCTATTACTGGTATTTCCACTTCTCTACAATCCAAAATATCGTTTGGTGAATCCCCAACATAAACCATTTCCTGTTTGTGTATGTCCACAAATTCATTTATAATGTTTCCAATACCTTCCGGTTTCCTCGGTCCAGTAGATTTCCCGGTTTCAATGATTTCAAAATAACTGTCCAGATCGAATTTTTTTAAAGAGATTCTTGTGCTGTGTTTTCCCTTTCCGGTAACCATGGCCAGTCTTACATTCTTGTGTTGGAGGAAATCCAATATATTTCTTATTCCATCAAATGGGGCGGGGCACATTTCATGAAACTTTTCGTAAAATAGTAGATAGTCCTTTATCCCTTTTTCATAATGGTTTGGAGCCAATGCCAATATGGTTCCTTCTTCGGATGGACCAAATGTGGCGATGATTTCAGAATCGGTCACCTTTCTATCTATCAGGGGTTCAATAGCGTTTCTAAACGCTTTAACACATAGAGGTAGGGTATTCCCAATAGTTCCATCCAAGTCAAAGATTACAGCTTTTATTTTTTTCATATATCAATTAGGTGTGTCTTAGTTCATTTTTGTTTAAAACGCCCGGCTTTTACAGTAAATTATTGGGAATAATGCTTGTGGGAGTTGCCTTTGACTATGTACACAACTACACAAAGAGCTGTTTGCAGAACGATGGCCAAGGCATTTGTCAGCCATAAGGCTTTGGTTGCAAATCGAATACCATATAACAACCAAAAAGTATATATCAACAACCACCCTATCAAAAAAGTGGTCGATAGGCTACTACGTTCATTTGATCTGTATTCTTTGATGATTTGAACGAGTACGACAAAGCAGGCGAAGAAACCTGCGACCAAACCGACAAGTTCAAATAAAGAGGCGGGTATTGACATAAAATAATCCATTACCGGACATTTTTTATGATGCCAATTACGACAAATAAATGAACAAATCCTTTCATCTATCTTAAAATCATATCGCTGCCCTTAAACTGCTCAAATGTTGTTGTGTCATTCCTAAATAAGATACGATAAGTCCCAAATTTATCCTATTGATCAGATCAGGGGATTCTTTACAAAACTTTTCATACCGTTCCTTCGCGGAAAGTGTGAACCTGTCGATATGTAATGCTTGCATTTTCAGCAATACTTCTTGGTGAAGGCATCTGGACCAATTTGCAATCTCTATATTGGATTCATAAAGCGTATTCATTTTATCTATAGAAATTGAATATATATGCGAATGCTCCAAAATTTCGATATATTCAAATCCCGGGCTTCCATAGTACAAAGCGTTGGACGAAAAAACGACATCACCTTCTTTGGTAAACCAGTTTGTAATTTCTTTTCCCTTTATAAGGAGATAAGAGCGGGCAATCCCCTTTTCTATGAAATAAACCGAATTATCCCTTACACCGGGTCTGGTAAGTACATGATGCTTCCGAAAATGGTGTTCAACCAAATTGCCTGCGAACAGATTGATGGAATTATCGGATATTGGATAAATCTGTTTTGCCCGGATAATAATATTTTTTATATCCCCTAGATTCATCGGCTTTAAAAAATTCGAATGTTCGTTACCAAGTTAAGCTTTTGTTTTATTAGCATATGGAACTATTTAATCGTCATTTTATGGGCGCAAGGCGCATAATTAATTTCCAACTTATTGATGTGTTCCATTCTCGGTCTCCTTTACGAATTTCGTTACTAAACCATTTTCAATAAATCCCTATTGGAATTGAAGGGGATATCCAGAATCTACATTGATAAGAAGTTATTTTAAAAGGAAAGTCAATAGAGTG
The sequence above is a segment of the Muricauda sp. SCSIO 64092 genome. Coding sequences within it:
- a CDS encoding HAD family hydrolase, which codes for MKKIKAVIFDLDGTIGNTLPLCVKAFRNAIEPLIDRKVTDSEIIATFGPSEEGTILALAPNHYEKGIKDYLLFYEKFHEMCPAPFDGIRNILDFLQHKNVRLAMVTGKGKHSTRISLKKFDLDSYFEIIETGKSTGPRKPEGIGNIINEFVDIHKQEMVYVGDSPNDILDCREVEIPVIGAAWAETTDVEKLEILNPDEIFYTVADFRKWLMLNV
- a CDS encoding Crp/Fnr family transcriptional regulator, coding for MNLGDIKNIIIRAKQIYPISDNSINLFAGNLVEHHFRKHHVLTRPGVRDNSVYFIEKGIARSYLLIKGKEITNWFTKEGDVVFSSNALYYGSPGFEYIEILEHSHIYSISIDKMNTLYESNIEIANWSRCLHQEVLLKMQALHIDRFTLSAKERYEKFCKESPDLINRINLGLIVSYLGMTQQHLSSLRAAI